The DNA sequence ttctcttttcagatGCTTTCTGAATGTCTGCTTTGCATACACATCGAGACATGAAATCAGCAATGCTGTCAGGGAGATGGCATGGGGAGTGGAGCAAGGACTGCTCGAGCCCAGGTAACTCTTGTCTTTCTGTGTAGGGCTTCATAGATGAAGACTGCCTGTCTTACCACCTCCGCTTTATTAATAACCACTTAGTTTCTAAGTGGCTTTTAAACAGATCTCATTAAACCAGTATGACTGGAACAAATGACTTAACATTGCATAGTAacttttggtttttattatttcagttactATGGTGATAGATACACAACcaagacagaagagaaattagGTCTGTGTCTTAAGTTAGTTTAAATGTGAAGGCAGATTTTATGCTACAACAATTGGCTGCTTGGCTGGCAGTCTCAGCAATGAGGTCAAACAACAGATGAATCATGAATACTGAGCTGTTCCTCCACcctggaggagatggaggagctagCATTCTGCTCTCTGCTCCAGATGGGAGTCCTCACAGTCTGGTTCCACTGCTGCATTATGTTTCAAAGAGCATgggagggatgctctgggggcTGAAAGAGCATTTGAAATAGCCTGTGGAGCAGGCAGCAGTGTCCGTCAGAAGCAAGTTGGTGACTGGCTCTGGTACAGCTCCACCACCCCATTTTATTCTGCAGTCCtgcctttataaaaaaaaaagtctcagtaATTCTGATTCAGTAGTGCCATCTCTGTCGGGTCAGGAAAGTGATCTTAATAAGGTGCATCTGTCTTTCTTAGTGATGTGTCTGAATCGTTGCTTGATAAGTGTCTGTACACCAACAACTCCCCTGACCCAGACCTCCTGATTCGAACCTCTGGAGAGGTTCGGTTGAGTGATTTCTTGCTCTGGCAGGTAAagtctttgttttctccttgaaatattccatttttgCATCAGAGAGCGTTCTGCTGACTCCAGGCTGACGTGAGGGCTCTTAATCTCTCTCTGCCAAGGGTTAGGTAACTTCTTGGATGGACTGAGTGCTGGGGCACCTCTGAGGAATCTGTTTCTTGCAGTTTTGTGATTGCATAAAATACCTTGCAGCACAAGTCTGAAATTTTATCATCCTGAAAACACCTAATAAGAAATCACAAATTAGTCTAGCTGACAGCAGTCAAGGCAATCATGAATTGCTCATCCTTTTGCTCCTTTTCTCACATTTAGGTAATTCCTAATTTGACTGGTAAATTCCTGCCTTTGGTTAATTTAACCTGGCAATATGTTTCCTGGGATGAGGAAATCCCAGGAAGGATTTCTAGATTCCTGGGCGAGGTGTTTGTCACATGTCAGCTGTAGGTAGTGGGGTGTAACCCTATGATGTACATGCCTGTCTTACCCCAGTTTCAGAAGTGCATTTGATTTTCATAATGAAACAAGACCCCACAAGACAGGTTCTAAAGATGGCAAAGTCAAATCAGCATGACTAGGCTGCTGAGCTAAAACACAGTAAGTTCATAACGCACATAGAATTCATATATTTGCAGTTACAGCATCCAAAGctgcttccatttctttctcctgtgcTAGGCAATATTGACTTGTTTGTAACCCAGACTTTGCAGAACATTTGAGTTAAGCCACTTTACTTAAAGCTAACGATTTTTTTACATGTACAATTGTACATTACAATGTACAATTTGGAGCCAAAACCCAATTGCCTTTAAGCAACCACATCAAATGTTCCTCTTCCAACATACTTAATTGGCAAGTTCACAGAAGTTGTCTGGCCTGAGTTGCTGTTGCCTACTGAGgcatctccctctcctccctgtaTTTTTGGGCACATGGATACCCTGGATGGGTGTCAATGCTGCAGACTAACATTTCTCGTCCTCCTCTTGCTGGTAGTCCTGGCAAGAGAGGCCTTGGGAGACTGAGCTTGTAACTGGTGAAGCATTACTGAGGAAGTCAGAGCTCTGTGAGTCTTGCTGGCGCGATGCCCTTCTCCTGTGCCATGGATTACAGCAGAAGTGGTAGAGGAGAACGTGTGCTTGTGCTCCCACTCTGCCAGCTCCCACGCCACAGCGTTAGTGCAAATTTCCCTCCACTAGCTATCGTGTGTGTCCTGACAGCCCCAAAACAGGAGGACATTGTGCTATTCAGGATGATTCTCAggtgtcaaaaaaaaagtcctttttttttttttaatagaattgaCAGTTAACATTTTCTGTATCATTACAATTTTAAGAGTCGCACAGTCCTTTTAAGTGTTAGATTTTCTAGTAATGGTCATAGGAACACATTTACCTGAAACTTTGAGGAACTTGATGGCAAAAATAGGTTTTAACTTGAAATCTTGCATGTTTCAGCTCAAGGATTTGTTCAGTGCACCACAACTCTTAGATTcattaagcattttaaatgcCATGAGTGGGCAGTAAGGAATATCACGAGATGTCATTTGGTGAATGGCTTAAATGCCATATCCTGATCCTCGGTTCATCTGTTATTCCCTTAACTCAGCCTTTGGTAGTCCTGTGTTGCTATTTTAGTTTTGTTATATGTCTGTGATGcttaagctattaaaaatacctCTGTTAAGACCAACATGGCATTAGAATTCTGCTGGTATTTTTACAGGAATGGATCACTAGTGTCCCAGCATTAAAAACTAGTTAGAAAGACTCTCTACATTGTGCAATTTCAAACTCTCCTAGCtggtatttatttcatttgcagtAGAATCTGATAACACAGCCTAGGTAAAAAACTTTGTGGAGAAACTGGCATAGTTTGACCAACTGAGCTGCCTCTTGATGTCTTTTCCCTCACTAGATGATTAAATTGTTGGTGATCTTGCTTTCTGCAGACATCCCATTCATGCCTGGTGTTTCAGTCAGTCTTGTGGCCAGAATATTCCTTTTGGAACTTGTGTGAAGCTATCCTTCGGTTCCAGATGAACTACAGTGCTTTACAGGTAAGGGAGCCCTAGGGACATGGAAAGCTCAACACAGCACGTTTTCTGCACAGCAGCATGCTGGACATGAGGTGAGAGTGCAAAGTGGGAACAGAGGAATTGTTCTTTTAATGCAGTTAGTTAAGTTCTTGTTTCAGTAGCAGCTAATGCCAGATGTGTTGCTTCTCCTGTACCCATGTGCCTTGTTAAAACATCTTAGCGGGTGGCCAGACTACTTTTGGGAATATCTAAAGTATCTGAAGTCACCACTGTCTCTATTACTCATTGCTCATTCTACCATCTGGAAGTATCTGTCCCCACTCCTCAGCTGACAGGACAGAAGGAGTAAGCACTCCTGATCTGCTACTGAGCAAAATCAGCCAGTTGAACTCAAACCATTTCCTCAGTGGTTAAGCAAAGACTTCTGAGGTCACTCTGGAATGAGCAGGGAGAATATGCATGCTCTTCCTCTAactctgctgttgtttttagCAAACCAGTCTGGAAGCTGGAGCTCTTGATGGGGAAATCGGAGGGGCAGGAGCGTGTAGTACAGAGACAGCAGTAAttggcaggaggaggaactcAGTGCGGTGACCTTTACCTCCACCATATCTGGTTGCTGAGTGTGTCTGTTCGTTAATTGGGTcctctgtttttaaagacaggCATTATATTGCCCTTTTCTACCTTCAGGGACCTTGCTCACCTCTGAGAGTTGTCAAAGAGATTATAGACAGTCATGGTTATGGGTGAATTTAATCAGGTCCAGGCAGTCTGGAAGCATCCAGATTATCCACGTCCTTAACCTCTTTTATTCCAATTTCTGCCCCAAGTTTGCCCTTTTCCTACCAGCAGTTCATTCTATTAATACAACTAATGGCAATTCACCTTCTGcatgaagagaaaagcaaaaaaggcagTAGTGTTTGTCATTGACTTTAGCTTTGCTCTGTCTTGAACAGTAAGGTCACTGTTCTGACTTTGCTCCTAGTGCAAATTTCTGATGGGTAACAAATGCTTCTTCTGTTCTTAGCTGGTCTCGTCTTTTCTCTGTTCTCATTTGTTGCTCTATGTGTTCATGCTATGCTATTATCAAGGTTTCTTATCGTCCAGATTTGTTCTTTGGTTGGTTTTCTTGCTGTGAGACCCACTTTGCAGTATATAAAGCTGCCCTTTTTTCAAGGGATGCAGCCCAGTTGAGCAGAAGGGAGGACTTCCTACTCAAAGGAACTGCTAAGATTTAGGAGCtgggttttttgcattttaaataggtGATCTTGAAAGCCAAAAGCATCTGGAGCTCTTGAAACAAATGACCTTGGTGGAGGGGTTCCTTGTCAGTGAGGATGGTGGGGCTAGACGGTTGACTTGTTGAGAAGCCAGAATATGTGACAGGAGCTGTGTTTGCTTTGGGAGGGCGCTGCTGTGTTCAGGACGCTGGAGGCAGTTACGGTGTGCGTAGGCAGCTCGATGGAAGGATTGACAAGGTACATAAAAAAACATGATTTGGAGGCATTTGACAAAAGATATCCTCCTTCCATCACCTCAAACGACATCACATTTAACGGCCATCTTCTTCATTCTCCAGTTAGGCTGCTGCTTAAGGGAGTCTGCTGGCTGGTTGTTGCTCCCTGCTTAATCCCAGGATCAGCTGTAACCTGCTTTTGGTACGTGGTAGACCGAGGGAGAGAGTGCAGATGTTGGTTGGCAACTCTGCCCTATGGCAGTGGTCATGCCGAGCCTTTTCTGGTGAATAGACAGAATTTCACGTTGTTCAGGGGTGGAAGGCTTATGCTGAGCAGGCTGATGATGTTTGCATTTCAaatcagcagagcagcagcagtggagtGCTATCAATTCAGTGGGCTTTCTGTAGCTAGGGATGTTTCTACTCTCATTCCCAGTGCAACAAAAGCTAATTTACAGTGCTAGAGCATAGACTACTGACTTGGGCACAGGGAGAGTGTGGGGAAGAGTGAGTCAGGCTCTCAttagaataattatttcttcttgctCATTTGAAAGGCCAGCACTCcctaagtgtgtgtgtgtgaggttGTCACAGTGACCagttttactctttttaaaaatgaaagcttaatATTCCTGCATGCAGACATGGTTTTGCTGTTGGAGGCTGCAGGCTAGGAGATGTGCAAcaagaagaaaccaaaaaatgatgttctgcaaaaatatttcaaatatttgaagGGTAGGCAAGGATAGCTACTGCCTTTACCTTTCTTCTGCTCATCCTGTGGTGTCTTGAGCTGATACATTATTAGATCATGGGCATTTGGGAATGCTTTTATGCTGAGCTCAATACCTGATCATCAGCTCAAAGAATTGCCCTACAAATCATTGTTCTGAATCCCCTAAAACCTTCCAGCTGCCACGTGAATAGGATCAAAGTTTCTGTGATGACACTGGTGAGGACAGCTTGTGTGCACGTCTGTGGTTTGAAAGTCCTCTTGTACGCTGTTCCTCTCTGATTCTGATATCTGAGGGTTTTTCCACAATCTGTCATGACCTTTATCTATTTTAACTAGGAGTTAATGCTGTGAGCAGACTTGTGTCTGGGGGAGAAGGTCCAGAAGCATAtccctgtgtgtttttttcataaCCAATCAAGCAGGCTGCCTCAAAGCAGAGGAGGCACACACAGAGCCACCCTTCATTTAACCTGCAGATTGACAGCCAAGCAGAGGCTATTTCTTCCATAACCTCTGCTGCCTTGCATCTGTACCACAGATGAGATGAGAGGCCTGGTAAAGTGCTAACgctctgctgcttttcactcTAGAAGGCCAGAGATTCCTAcatggaggaaaggaggagacaACAGATGGAAAGGGATCAGGCTTACGTGacagagaagctgcagcaggaggggtTTGCGTCCCACGGAGACTCTCGGCGTCGACGGACACTGTTGCAGAAATGCATGGCCATGCGGGAGGAGAGAATCCAGGGCTTTCTACAGGCACTAGAGCACAAGAGAGCGGACTTCTTTGAGAGCTTGTGTCCGGTGTCTGCATGACATAGGTGCTGGGTTGTTCTTGGGAAGATGGTTTTTAACCGTGTTAGAGGGAACAGCTGCTGCCCAGAGGAATTCACTCGCTGTGGTTCTGCAgtggggatgcagggatgctctAGGACTTTATGTCCCCGCTGGCCCTGTCTGAGGGCAGGGACACAGTACTGTGAACCTTCCTAGTTCTGTGAATGCTGCTGAGGAAGGTAATGCCGTCCTGTCTCGCCTCCCTGCCCCTGATGATGGAGAATACACACACCCTGCCATATCTCTGCTGCTTGGTACTTTACAGGCCTGGGTGTTTTGGTGACAAGGAGTTATCTAAAATGAGCCTCTGGTTCTGTTTGACTCCTCATGAATTGGCCCAGACAAACCAATTCAGTCCTGTTAAATCAGTCTGGACTTGAATTCTTTCCATGGCTTTGCAGTAGTGAATCTTCTGTTGAGATTTCCTCTGCTGTCCCATAAGGGGAGCCTTGCTTTCTGTAGGGAGAGGATTGTTCCTGGTGTAGAAGGGAGCCCTGTGCCAAGCGGTGGCAGAGGTATTCCCCACTGCCTACTTGCTGATGGCATCTTGTCTTTTCCCCATCttactgtgctggttttgatgTTATCTGCTCTTGGCTTCCAAAGAGCTAAAAAAAGCGAGGTGTTGTCAGCCttgttgtaaagaaaaaagatactcCAAAGCTTCATCGGGTCCTGCGATCCCTTCTGAGTGGTGTATGTGGGGAAAACCCAAATGCCCAAGATGCTGATGTTGGAACTGTGCTTAGGAAAGAGGCTCAGAGCAGGCAAGGAAAAAGGATTGGTTGGGAATTAACTTCATGGCTTAAAAAGGAGAAGTTGGCTAAACCCAGGTGATGGATACAGTACGCCAAATCCCTCTGAGACCTCTCTAGAGCTATGACTTAACATCCCGTTTCCAGGGAATGAAGGTGGGCTTAGTCCAGGAATACAGTAGCCAAAAACCAACCTCTGACCCCAGCCAAAATGGTTTATAAGGGCTGTTGAGCTGATTTTAATGGGAGTGGCTGGAGCAGCTGTGGAGTGGTGTTTGTTCTCAATTTTCCATCGGCAGGGAGATGGACTAGCTGATTTCCAAGATTGTTTCCGTCTCTAATTGCTCCTGATTTCCGTCCCCATGGtcaaaataatagaaaatgtcttgatttttgtttctgatgcGCACACACAGGTGCAGCAGCACCAGCTATGGCTGGTTTTAAACTGTTCCTTTTTACCTCCAGGTGAAAACtagaaaatgcagatttaaaaGACTTGTCAGTGCTGCAAACTCAGCACTTTGAATGTGATTGTGGAGAGGGATAAATTGTGAATAAAGCATATTCACACCAaacctatttaaaaattaagctgaCCGTTTAAAACTATGTAGAGCTTATTCTTAGATGTGATGAACTTGGCATCCAGGCCTAATATAATATTGTTTAACCTGTGACAGACTCTTCATCTGATTCCTGTAGACTGGGAAGGATTTGAAGGCTGTGTTCTTTTTACAGTCTAGCATGAGCAATTTGCTCATAGTCCAAGGCTTGGCCGAACGAAGCTCCGTGCACGAACCTCCTCTTGTGTAAGTAGCAAACAGAAGCTTGGATACAAGTGTGCTGAGATGATGGGAGCTGTTGATTTAAACTTCTTTcgctgtattttattttctctgtcttcccGTTTCAGGGAGCTGTCTGTGGAAATAGTTTACTCTCCATGAGATGGAGCACTTTCCAGTCTGCTTTGCCAGGCTGATGGGGAGACTCTTTTCTACCTGAGAATGTGTTTTggccttaaaaaaagaaaacaaaaacaacattttcagtTGTATTATGATGATACCGGTGACCAAAGCTACAGTGGTGTTTTTCCACCCTGTAGTAGTACTGTTGTAGGTGTGGTAATTGAAGGATCTGGTTTACAAAAGGCATGTAGGGAAAGTTTTAATCCTTTTTATAAAAGCCATTGCTGTAGTAGGGGAGAAAAAGTCAGTCCTTGGGGCAGTGGAAAAAGGTTTGTGTTACCTGACAGCTTGTTTATTCCACCTGCACCAGTTACTCCAGTAAAATACCAACTTTCCCTGCAAGCCTTGCTTTGGTAGGGTGCATGAGTGACACAGGCGAACTCTTTGAGTTTCTGGAGCGCCTCTTTCCAGTGAATCTTCATGATGGTTGTGGAAATAAGAGCCACAGGCTGCTTTCAGTGAGAATTTAACTTCCCTAATTCATGTTTATATGGTGAAGATGTGAAAAATCAGCACGACTGGAAAAATGTGCTCTTGTGGTGTTTGAGGTGTGAAAAAGCGTGAGAGATTACCTGGGGAGGAGGCGGGGGAAGTGTGCTCCTTggggtgtttttctttctggatgAGGTTCAGTGAAAAGGTTGAAAGTTCGGGGCACGCCGAGGTGTGTATCCTGTAATTGGCTCTGTGGTGAACAGTGCCCATACCCAGGTGTGAGGAATGGCCTGTTCTGGAAGGAGCCCAACTTTAGGAGTCAGTGCAGGCAGTGGGTATCCGTGTGAATTGTTTTAGGGCCGATTTTCTtgcatttggattttttctctttccctttagCCCTGCCTCACCCTCTCCCCTACTCCTGCTTCGCTCTAActctccccatctccccatTTTTTTCACAGGAACAAGTGCCACCCTCCatttcccagccctgccctccctccgGCAGCGACCCCTCCACCTCACCCCcctccgcccggccccggcgagGGGGTGGCCGTGCCCACCGGCCCCCGCGGGCGCGGAGGTGCTGAACGAACAGCTCCGCTCCCCTGCGCGCCGCGGGGGCGGCCTTGCAGCTCCCCGCGGAGGaaggacggggcggggggggtgtcccccccccttcccccatgCCCGGGGAGGCGGAGGGGGGCAGCCGCGCTCCCCCGCAGGGCCCCGCTCCCTTTTTACgttgctgtttttctccttttcccccttttttttgccttccccCCCCCGGGGTTTCCCGCCCGCGGAGCTCTGCGCgggaaggcggcggcggcgggagggggggggggcgcaaGGCCCAGTTGCGCGCGCGCCACCTCCTCAGcgcgccccccccctcccctcatcccctccctccccgcttgGCCCCACCCCACGTGACCCGGGCGGGCCAATGGGCAGGCGGGGCGGTGGGGATCCGGCTGGAACCGGTTGGGCCGCGTCCGGCTCTATATAAAACTTTATAAACACCCGATTCAAATTAGTGGGGTCGGCAGCCGCAGCCTCGCCAGCCGGGAGGGGCAGCCCCGCCACGCCGCCCGCGCCGCACAGCCGCCCGCTCCGcttcttttccccccctccctcccttccttcccttccctcaccCTCCTCCCCCGCTTCTCGCCGCCGCCCCGGACCGAGCGCTCCCGGCtctcccccacacccccctcccctccgccctTCCTCCGCCTCCTCCCTCCGCCCCCTCACGCCGCCCAGCCGAGCTCCTctctccctcacacacacacacacacccccacacacacacggaGCCATGCCGAAGAGAAAGGTACGTGGCGCCGCCGGGCCGGGAGGGAGCGGGCCGCCTCACCGCGCCCCTCACCGCCGTAGGGGCCtacctccccgccgccccccccccccccccccccccccccgccattaCCGCCTGTGGAAGGGGGGGGCGGGACTACGCGCTCatcccccctccttcccccccccctccccgttcGGGGCGGTAACGGTTGCGAGGTGGCGCGCGAGgccccggcgggggcggggcggcgcggagACCGTTAGCGGGCCCGCGCGCGCGCGGGGGGCTAACGGAcgcgggggagggaggggaggggaggggcgCGCGCGCCGAGCGGCGCCGGTCCGATCCGGTTGGTTTTGGCGGgaggttgggggggggggaggggaagcgCCGGTGGGGCGGGAAAGGGCGGGAAGCGGcggcgctgc is a window from the Nyctibius grandis isolate bNycGra1 chromosome 24, bNycGra1.pri, whole genome shotgun sequence genome containing:
- the DHDDS gene encoding dehydrodolichyl diphosphate synthase complex subunit DHDDS, encoding MSWIREGELTIIERFCANIIKAGPMPKHVAFIMDGNRRYARKCHVERQQGHSQGFDKLAQTLRWCLNLGIREVTVYAFSIENFKRSKEEVDGLMDMARQKFSRLLEEQESLKKHGVCIRVLGDLPLLPVDIQELIAQAVLATRNYNKCFLNVCFAYTSRHEISNAVREMAWGVEQGLLEPSDVSESLLDKCLYTNNSPDPDLLIRTSGEVRLSDFLLWQTSHSCLVFQSVLWPEYSFWNLCEAILRFQMNYSALQKARDSYMEERRRQQMERDQAYVTEKLQQEGFASHGDSRRRRTLLQKCMAMREERIQGFLQALEHKRADFFESLCPVSA